The Streptomyces achromogenes DNA segment CACGGAATCCCACCCCGGCGCGGAATCCCACCCCGGCGCGGAAGTTCGCCGCCGTACGGGAGCCCGCCCCGGCATGCGAACCCGACCCCGTGCGGAGTCCCGGCGCCTTACGGGAGCCCAGCCCCGGGCGGGGATCCGCAGCCGCCAGGGAACCCGCAGCGCCGGAACCCGCAGCGCCGGAACCCGCAGTGCCGGGATCCTCAGCGCCGGAATCGGCAGCGTCGGGACCCGCGCCGGGAGATTCAGAGGCCTCGTCGCCGTGCTCGCCCTGGCCGCCGTCGCGTCGGGCTGCGCGGGAGGGGGCGACGGCCGTACGACCCGTCCCGCGCCCGGGCAGCAGCCGAAGAAGGTGCCGCCGCCGGTGGCCGCGCCCGCCCGCGCCCTGTACGGCTACGCCGCCCGGCTCCGCGCCGCCCACCAGGCCCGGGTCGCCGCGGCCGGACACTGGGGTCTGAGGAAGGTCCCGCTGACGCCCCCGGCGCCGCCCGCGCGCAAACCGGAGATCACCACCCGCAAGGGCTTCGAGGTCGACGACCACGAGGAGCTCGGTCTCCCGCCGGTCTTCACCAGGGTCCCCACCGAGGACAGGGTCGTCTTCCTCACGATCGACGACGGCGCCGAGAAGGACCCGGCGTTCCTGCGCATGATGAGCGAGCTGAAGATCCCGTACACCGCCTTCCTCAGCGACTACCTGATCAAGGACGACTACGGGTACTTCAAGGAGATGCAGGACCGGGGGGCGGCCCTGAACAACCACACGCTCCACCACCCCTACCTCCCGGCCCTCTCCTACGCCCGTCAGAAACACGAGATCTGCGGGATGCAGGAGGTGATCCGCAAGCGATACGGCACCCGCCCCGCCCTCTTCCGGCCGCCCTTCGGCAACTACGACCAGGACACCCTGCGCGCCGCGAAGAGCTGCGGCGTGCGCTACGCCCCGCTCTGGGACGAGGAGGTCTTCGTCGACCACTGGGAGTACCGCGAGGGGGACCGGGACCTGCACCCCGGCGACATCGTCCTGAGCCACTTCCGGGGCCGGGGCGAGTGGAAGGGCACGATGCCCGACCTGGTCCGCCGGTTCCTGGACAAGGTCACCGCGAAGGGCTACGCGGTGGCCCGTCTGGAGGACTACCTGTGAAGGCGCGACGAAAGGGCGCGGGACCGGCGGCCGTCCCGGCCGTCCTCCTCGCCGCGCTGGCCGCGCTCGTCCTGACGACCCTGAGCGGCTGCGCCCAGTCCGTCGACCCGATCGAACGGCTGGGCAGGAAGGCCGCGGCCCGGGTCCACCCGGCCGGCCCGGCCGCCGGACAGCCCGCCTACCGCCGCTGGGGTCTGACGGCCCCCCTGGCCCCCGCCCCGGCCCACCCGGCCCGCTCCCTGGCCGGCAGCCCCGGAACGGCCCTCCCGCCGGTCGTGGACCATGTCCCGACCGCCGACAGGGTCGTCTTCCTCACCTACGACGACGGCGCCGAACGCGATCCCCGATTCGTCGACATGGTCCGCGAACTGCGTCTGCCGGTCAGCATGTTCCTCACCGACAGCGTGATCGGTCCCGGCTACGGCCGGCTGGCCCGGCTGCAGTCGGTCGGGGCCGGCATCCAGAACCACACCCTGGACCACCCGGCCCTGCGCGGCCTGCCCTATGCCGGCCAGCGCGCCGAGATCTGCGGCCAGCAGGACAAGCTGCGCGCCCGTTTCGGCCTGCGCCCCCGCCTCCTCCGCCCGCCCTACGGCGCCTACGACGCCACCACCCGGCGCGCCGCCGCCGACTGCGGTATCGCGGCCGTCGTCCTCTGGCGCGCCTCGATGGGCCCCACCGCCCTCACCTACGCCCACGGCCCCCACCGCCTCCACCCCGGCGACGTCATCGCCGTGGCCCCGGACGAGACGACGGCCCCGGACCTGCGGGACCGGACGACGCGGCTCCTGCGCCAGATCCAGCAGGAGCACCTGACGGTGGCCCGCCTGGAGGACTACGTCTAGGCCTCCTGCACAGCGCCGGGGGCGACCCGAGTCGGGCAGGCATGCGTCGGCGAGTACGAGGGGTCGGGAAAATCAGCCCGTCCGGCGATTGAGGACGAGGCCTGTCCAGGGCCGAAGCGGGGGCCCGGGGGCAGCGGCCCCCGGTGCGGGCCCACACGAACACCGGGCAACGAGGACGCTCACGTGAGCGAAAAGTGGGCCGACGCGCCGCGGGCATTGGCACTCCGCTTGACCGAGTGCTAATCGCGGTCATAGTCTCGGGTCTGGCACTCCCCACCGGAGAGTGCCAAACGCGACGGGCAGGTCCGGCACCCGCGACGACGGATCCACCTGGTCGCCACCTCAGACAGTTAGCCCCGTGAGATCTCCGAAGGGGGAGGTCGGATCGTGACGACCACCAGCTCCAAGGTTGCCATCAAGCCGCTCGAGGACCGCATTGTGGTCCAGCCGCTCGACGCCGAGCAGACCACCGCCTCTGGCCTGGTCATCCCGGACACCGCGAAGGAGAAGCCCCAGGAGGGCGCTGTCCTCGCGGTGGGCCCGGGTCGCTTCGAGAACGGCGAGCGCCTGCCGCTCGACGTCAAGGTCGGCGACGTCGTCCTGTACAGCAAGTACGGCGGCACCGAGGTGAAGTACAACGGCGAGGAGTTCCTCGTCCTCTCGGCTCGCGACGTGCTCGCGATCATCGAGAAGTAATTCACCCAGTTTTGCAGTGAACTGCGCTCCTGGCCCCGCGTGTTTGTGAAGCCGGGTGCCGGGGGCGCAGTTCGTTTCTCCCACTTTTTCCGAGAGGGCTGAACCGCTCCCATGGCGAAGATCCTGAAGTTCGACGAGGACGCCCGTCGCGCCCTCGAGCGCGGCGTCAACAAGCTTGCCGACACGGTCAAGGTGACGATCGGCCCCAAGGGCCGCAACGTCGTCATCGACAAGAAGTTCGGCGCCCCCACCATCACCAACGACGGTGTCACGATCGCCCGCGAGGTCGAGCTCGAGGACCCGTACGAGAACCTCGGCGCGCAGCTGGTGAAGGAGGTGGCGACCAAGACCAACGACATCGCGGGCGACGGTACGACCACCGCCACCGTGCTCGCCCAGGCGCTGGTGCGCGAGGGCCTGAAGAACGTCGCCGCGGGCGCGTCCCCGGCCGCCCTGAAGAAGGGCATCGACGCCGCCGTCAAGGCCGTGTCCGAGGAGCTCCTCGCGACCGCCCGCCCGATCGACGACAAGGCGGACATCGCCGCCGTCGCCGCGCTGTCCGCGCAGGACACGCAGGTCGGCGAGCTCATCGCCGAGGCGATGGACAAGGTCGGCAAGGACGGCGTCATCACCGTCGAGGAGTCCAACACCTTCGGTCTGGAGCTGGACTTCACCGAGGGCATGGCCTTCGACAAGGGCTACCTGTCGCCGTACTTCGTGACGGACCAGGAGCGCATGGAGGCCGTCCTCGAGGACCCCTACATCCTCATCAACCAGGGCAAGATCTCCTCGATCGCCGACCTGCTGCCGCTGCTCGAGAAGGTCATC contains these protein-coding regions:
- a CDS encoding polysaccharide deacetylase family protein, with product MKARRKGAGPAAVPAVLLAALAALVLTTLSGCAQSVDPIERLGRKAAARVHPAGPAAGQPAYRRWGLTAPLAPAPAHPARSLAGSPGTALPPVVDHVPTADRVVFLTYDDGAERDPRFVDMVRELRLPVSMFLTDSVIGPGYGRLARLQSVGAGIQNHTLDHPALRGLPYAGQRAEICGQQDKLRARFGLRPRLLRPPYGAYDATTRRAAADCGIAAVVLWRASMGPTALTYAHGPHRLHPGDVIAVAPDETTAPDLRDRTTRLLRQIQQEHLTVARLEDYV
- the groES gene encoding co-chaperone GroES → MTTTSSKVAIKPLEDRIVVQPLDAEQTTASGLVIPDTAKEKPQEGAVLAVGPGRFENGERLPLDVKVGDVVLYSKYGGTEVKYNGEEFLVLSARDVLAIIEK
- a CDS encoding polysaccharide deacetylase family protein; this translates as MRTRPRAESRRLTGAQPRAGIRSRQGTRSAGTRSAGTRSAGILSAGIGSVGTRAGRFRGLVAVLALAAVASGCAGGGDGRTTRPAPGQQPKKVPPPVAAPARALYGYAARLRAAHQARVAAAGHWGLRKVPLTPPAPPARKPEITTRKGFEVDDHEELGLPPVFTRVPTEDRVVFLTIDDGAEKDPAFLRMMSELKIPYTAFLSDYLIKDDYGYFKEMQDRGAALNNHTLHHPYLPALSYARQKHEICGMQEVIRKRYGTRPALFRPPFGNYDQDTLRAAKSCGVRYAPLWDEEVFVDHWEYREGDRDLHPGDIVLSHFRGRGEWKGTMPDLVRRFLDKVTAKGYAVARLEDYL